Part of the Chanos chanos chromosome 5, fChaCha1.1, whole genome shotgun sequence genome, AAAGAGTCCAATTTGAAAGCATCTTCAGcttgtctcattttttttttcactgttaatAACATTTCTAATGCACAGTGGCCTTTATTTGGTGAAATACTCTGAAAGAGTCTTACGTATAATGCATATCTGTTACTGTCAAAAAGCAAAACCAGGACAGGTCGCAGGTGTGCAACACAGGTTTTATTTaacaaaggcagagaaaagcaaaggaTCGGGCTTGGAAcaggttgtaaaaaaaaaaactaaattcaAACAGAATGGATTGAATTAAATCAACAGGATTCGTCTCACAAAGTTTGTTCAAACAAGGTTCGTCTAACAAAGGAATCTGGCAAAGGTTCGTGCTTGGAAAACAAGTGAAGACTTTGCTAAGAAGGTCTAAATAAGGGAGAAAATCAATGAAATTAAAGTTCGAATATGTGAGGCaggtgatcagaccggtgatcagtagactgGTGAcgctgtatatatatatatcatctgaggcacaaaaaataaataaataaaaacacaagcgGAATCTTCTGGCTTAattttgtaaaatgaataattaaccTTCAAATGGCGAACATTCACTCCTCTAACTGACTATGTTATGTGAATTAATGATGGATTTGACAGATTCAGTTTTAGCTTTTTGTTAtcttatattttcatttctaaTGCATCTGGTTTCTGACTGGTGCCTTTTCTGATCTAGACACCTAAAAGAACTGTACTTTTGGCTGCATATTTCAAGTCACTTATAATAAAATGCCACCCCGGTGGCATAGGCTCATTGGAAACAGGTGACTGGGGTTTACACATAAGAGAGACAATGTCTTTCTGACTTGTTtgtctacacaaacacatgtgatttacacagacacactacaacAGGCTtataatgttttgaaatttttattttcaaataataatTAAGTAAATAATTAAACGACAGTAATGTGCTACAGATAACAGTTGGAATTGATGGACTTTtcgcgccttcctacctgtctggcttaattacaccctataacccacctcgcaccctgcgctctcaagattctggtttattaaaaagaagtccgctggcaaccgagccttttcctaccgctctcccttcctttggaatggtttacctaaagaagttagggaggcaaactctctcaattcctttaaaacaaaactaaagacttacctattttcttgaacttatgcatgatataattttgatttgactttgttatagacatgtaaagccctttgagactataaatagtgatattgggctctaaataaatattattattattattattattattattattattatcattatctgTGTTATCAGGGTCTTCCTTCCACTTTCAGTTTCTCAGAAATGACTCCTTTACTGTTATGCTccacctccctcacacacacagaaagagagagagggagagagagagagagggagggaggaaaggatgAGAAATTACTGTTATGTTTATTATCCACCACCCCTCtagcaacaaacacacagtctctccctccctccctcccatgtaaaaatataaaacaaatatacaattTTCAGTACTATAAATCAGATTAAATATGTAATGTTGTTCTATAAAAATTCTTACATTGAAACTGAGCGTCTAAGTGTTAGAGAGGTTCACTGACACTCATTCTGTTGTTACACCAtgttctctcgctctcattcatGCCAGTGAATATATCTGGTCTGTCATTTTATTCTGCCCAGTGTTTGGTTCACACCCCACCATGTTTTTATTAGTTTGCATCACTACAATAGTTATCCCATTGGTGTAGGTGGGGAGTTCTTGCCCTTCAAAACTGTCTATTTAGTAAATTTAGCTTTTGTGTGGCGTCACAAAGGTCTTAAAATGCATCAGACTGAATTTTCTGATAGCTGGATACAGTATGTTCCTGTCAATTCATGAATTTATTCTACTCTCACTCCAATAACTACTGCCAgctctgtgttgtgttagcCATAATGCATCTCCATGGCTAATGCAAACACAGTTAAATGGATGCATAAGCAGACATGAGTAAATTGTTTGATCTGTGATTTTGAAAGTGAGGGACACCACGCGTAGGTCTCTTGGGATGATGGGTATACCTAAGTTGGTAAACAATTATCTAGGAAACAATACGACTAAAGTAAAGTTATATTGTGTGAAATACAGTTGTTGTTTGAAGTGCTTGTCCAGCgattaagaaaaaacaaagtctGGAGGTGTTTGGGGGACAGACCTGATTAGAAGTTCTACTCACACCTGGCTATCAAGGTTAGGTTCAGGAACAGTTACAGGTGAACTCTCGCTAAAAGTGTCGGAGGTGATTACAGGTGAACTCTAGCTAAAGGTTTTACAGCCAAGTTTCAGGTGAATCTTGGCTAAAAGCCCTGAGctgaaaacaaataagtaaatgcCACCTATCACCAGGGCTGGACCCTGAACCTTGCACTACACCCCATATCTGGACCCTTTGCACTACACCCCATAATGCCATCCTAGCACCTATCACTAGGGCTGGACCCTGAACCTTGCACTACACCCCATATCTGGATATTTGTAGAACACCTGTTTTTATCCACATTATTTACTGTACATGTCTGccattcatctcatctcattcaCTAAACTACCTCAGCCTGATGTTAACACTGCCCAGTTCACTACCTCTCACATAAACTGCACACATCTGCACTTTACTCCCGTTTCTTACCTTCTCTTATatcatttatactgtattttataAATTCTCCTTCATAATACATTCTTTATATTACATATCACGTATTACATTATTTATACTCTGTTATATTTTAACCTTCTCTTATATAATTGATACTGTATTTTTTAAACTCTCCCTTATAATACATTCTTTATATTACATATCAcatattacattatttatacTCTGTTATATTCTATTTATGGTCTGTGTATTTTGTTATGTATGTTCTTTTTTAGCCTTATCTCTGTCTTGGTCTTTTTATCATTCGGACAGTCAGAACAAGCATCTCGCTGTCAGACCTGCTTCCAGCCAATCCTctgttcagccacgcccacattctgagtctcctgagttttaacacacctgcagcaaattCACCTAATCACCACTAGAGGATTTAAGGACTGCAGTTACAGGCACctctttgtgaggtattgagcttgctCTACTGAACGTTTTTGAACCTTTGCTGTAGCTGatattctgttcctgtgtttgacctttttgcctgcctttttgacCCTACTCATTGTCTTTTGATTCTGGATTGTTTGTAGGGATTCCTGTTTGCTCTCCATTGTTTTTTGACCTtggcttgtgtttttgactattcctgaggattctgatttggatttgttgaacgGATTTATTATAGCACCAgagctctgcacttgggtcttcTGTTACATTCATCACATGTTGCACTGTGTACGGCTGTGCGTGTGACAaacaaaatttgaatttgaatttgaatattttccatGGTAGttagcaaaagcaaaaaaaaaagtccagatgTTTTGAAAAATTTCATAATGCAAAAAATTCATAATGCAACCCACAATTATCCAAAACGGATAAAATTGCAGAGATTCTGTGAAAATGAAGGATACAGACATCAGCGTAGGTCACTGGTGAATGGTGTTTAACTGGTCTGCATAACAACCCAGTGCTCTGAGCAGGTGAACTATCCTGCTTCACAGGAACTTTATCTGTAATGTATTTCCAGACATTCTTATCAAGACAGATTTGGCCTTTGTTGAGGTTGTAACTGTATGTGGTGGTGTCAACACTTGGGGAATGTATTCTGTAGTGTGATACATTTCAGACTGGGTTTAAATAATAAGGTTATGATTAGATTATTAGATGACTTTGAATTGGGGAactatttctgttttcagtagggttttttttttttattttagttccTACTGGGCCTTCCTCTTAACAGTAACATTGAGGTACACTTTGGTGctcaaagtttgtttttgagtAAATATAATCCAGTCTGAGGAGACCAGCGTTAGTCTtggtcagtgtctgtgtgtagtagAGAGAAACTGAATTAGAGGCCAGTGACTGCTGTCAAGCACAGGTTCTGTCTGATGTTCCCACAGCTGTGATAAAGGAGGTAAAAATTGtgactttgttatttttatcaCATTCCTTTGTCATTGTAAACTAAAACGATTGCTTCACCTAAGTTTGAATTGTAAGGCTTTTACTGCTCCTTGAACTTGACTCTAACTACCAGTGGTAGTAAGAATACAGAACATGTACATTTATAAAGGACCAAAGAACTGGATAGGAAGTGTTAGTGGAACCATGTAGAGGGCTAGAGCAtattcagagaaaaatgacacacGGTGTTTGAAGAGgggatgcaaaaaaaacaaacaaaaaaaacagtctaatGGCTATTAAAAGCAAAACCAGACTCACTCGGGCCTTACATATGTTTCTCTTTGAACAAATAAACCACAAAGTCAAACAATCTGGAAAAgcatttattacaaaaatagaGATGAAATTTTTTTAACGGCAAAGATACATCTCAAGGAGAAACTTGAAATGAAAACTCAACAAGGACAGAAGTTACAATTCATCAGATGCGATATTTGAGCGGTAGAAACATGggactaaaaaaacaaaacaaaacaaaacaaaaacaaacaaacaaaaaactcacaTTCTTTTGTATTCAGCACAGTCGCTCTTAAAGAACACCTCTTTAAAATCCAAGGCAACAGCCAACAGTCAGTTAACGCCCTAAGAACAGGAGGGGCCTAACACTGGCCAAGTAACCTTATGACAGAGGCCTTTCTCAGTTACAGTACCTGATCTGACCAGACAGTGAAATAATGAAACCCAGGCCTCACAGTACAGCATTTCCCCTAACAGTGGTACTGCCACCATCCGATTTGCAACGATCACGTCAGTGATATAACTTTAGGCATTTCCCACGAGGCCAAGGACAGGCTATCAAGTCAGGagagtttagtttattaatGCCCTTAGTATACACGTTATGTGTGGACATCTCAGGGGTTAAATCACTTCAACACTctatgatttttatttaatgcaAAAAATGCTATTTTAACACTATAGTGCCCTAATCcccatttacattttaatgtgcatttgcattttccGTTCAAAGTCATATACTCTGTGGTTCAATGCATTCAAAACATGCGTGTGCACATCAGAACAACAGGTCTATAGTCACAGCAAGTAAAGAGAAAGATTGAGAAGGAAGataaaaatgtgcaaaaaatatatataacacCCTGGCTCAGCAATCAGTTAAAAACACAGCTACGCTGACCTAACCTTGGGTTTTAAGCCtaaattattttattcaaaacagcaaatgaaaaacattgcATAAAAAAAGAGCATAGCCATAGCAGAGGAAGTGAAAAGACATGAGTCACAGACTCTGAAAGGGTTTCTGAAACGTGAAAGACTGTGCAACAACACATTGCAAATAGGACCTGCACTGTGCATATGTCTTCAATAACTCAGCTGAACTCAAAGGTGCATTTATGCGCTAAACACAGGGCTTCTGTGTCTACTGTGCCTTCAGATTTCATCCAGAAGGCCAAAGGTTTTACTGATTCTCTTATTGACCaatcaggtgtgctgtggtacTTGACTGATTTGTGTACAGagctgtttccatggcagcaACTTCTCCTGAAGAGCTATGAGGTGGAAAAAGAACCTGGCATTCAGCCACACGGAACTAAACGCAAACACTCCTGTAATCTAAATACGCTTTTATGCAAATCGCTagggtgtgtgtgaaggaaGTCTTTCTTATCGATAATTCACTACATGTTATCTTATGTCAATGACATTGACAAGCTTCCTTGTGGTTTTGTATATGAAACAAATGAAGTCTTGCACTGCTGGGCTGTTATACACTACAGTACCCCTGATATCCACCTGAAGCAATACTTCTGGCTCATATGTAGCTGTTAGCAGTGACAGAACACAATCCACACATTTCTATCTAACCTAAGAACATAAGCATATGCctcatggaaacacacacacacacatatatgtaggAACACACAGTGCTACAGACAGTCATCATCTGAGACAAATGACATGACCATAATGACAattataataaaacaaaagtgaCTGATCTTTACTTTCAGTGATAtctgaaaactgaagaaaaataaagagttgacagtagttttttttctatgttaAAACCACACTACACTTCGGGTTAGCAGCACGGCGACACGCCGGTCCAACCTGAATCGTCCCCGTGCTGCTGAGCTGGGGTTAAGTAGCAGGAGGGGGTGGACCGACACAGCCCTGGAAACGGGTTTCGTCTGAAATACCATATTGTTCAAGGGGGTCctaacaacaagaaaaaaaatcagtaaacaatTCATCACACTGACTTCAAAAGTCATGTTTTTCCCAAGCTCCGTCAAAGATAACCTGAGGAGGACACAGTTAAAAAGGatcctgtttttgtcttttaaacgAGACGTTCTTTTTCTGGTTATTAATCCAAACAGTAGTGAAATAAACACCGAAATTGAGGCAAAGTCAAAAGTATGTTAACACTGATTAACAACGTCCAAATGGGgttggtttccatggtgacgaGAAAGGGGCACGCTTACCTTGCCCGTGAGACGGTGGATTTCGGTGCGGTAGAAGATAAGATTCTTGCGCATGAACTCGTAGCTGCACAGAAGCGTAACATGAGAAGGTTAACAGAAAGTTCGGAAAATTAGGCTAATGAGCCTAATGATcccagcaaaaaaacacaaccaaacaaacaaaaaaaaaaaacccacacattgAAGATGTGACAGACCTGGCTTTGACTATGGCATCAATCCATTCCAGGCACTGTTCCTGCGTCTCAcattcaaaaaaatattttctctctgcttcatcCAGGTAAGCTGgaaggtaaaaaagaaaaacaaccaatATCTACTGAGTACAGCTACCCATGGCAACGGGAATACACTTCTCAAAGACCAACATTTTCGTTTTAAGAAAAATggtgttttctttccccttgCGTTTGATGTTTTGATGCCAACAACTGTGGTGCAGTCTCTTGACATCTGATATTTTCGAGACCACAAAAAAAGCCAAGACATAAAATGACGTCTCACATAAATCGGTATTGATGGAAGAGAATTTTCATGagattttatacacacactaatGACGGGCAGGTAATGTGATGTTTGTAAATTTGAGCTTGGTAGGAAATTCTAGCCTAAGACAGTGAGAACGCTAGCCATTTCTCTTACCAATGGAGAAGACGAGATCATCTTCCCTCTCCACTCGGCACTGCTCCAGGAGCAAAGCTCCAATTGGCTATCAAATTAGacacaaagcagagaaaacTCCTCAGTGATAAGTCGAAATAAAGCACATGCGTTAGCTATATGAAGTTACTACGTTAAAACAGCTATCTTTAACTTACCTCTTCCTCGTCGGTCCGAAAGTAAAACAGGAAATTAACAATGAGCTTCACAAGTCTCCTTTTTAAAACTGGTAAAACGAACAAGCAAACGGACACCTCATCACCGACCGGAAATGACACTCAGATAGAAATGTGCATACAGACGTAAAAACACTGGTCTTGTCGATAAAAGAAATAGCTGACAAAGTTTAAAAACGAATAAAACGGGCTCTCACCGTCACCCTTTTTAGGTCCTCTCATTCCAAGTTCTGCGGCTCTCTCTGAGGGCTGACGGCTCAAAGAGATAAGCTCCTTCTCATTGAACCGCATTTCGTGGTCGTACAAATAAACAGTGCAGTCGAAAATGTTAACTAAGAAGGCCCATCCTTAACCGGGAACCACAGAGAGTAAGACGAGATAAAGATCAGCACATATCACTGACTTTTACTTACGGTCAGTGCAAAGAAACTAACGTTAGCCGCCCTGACCCTCTAAACCCTTAACTGAATTTAGGCTTGAACGTAAAGTTGAGCTCAGCGAACTCTTTTAGCTATGGCCCTTTACTGACCAACAATATAATCGtcccattaaaaaacaaaagatgccaTTCTGTAGGTGTGTTTCGTGTCTGGAAGGTGCAGACCAGTTGTGTGGTCAAATTAAATCCGCATAGGGGTCGCAGTTTTGCTGAATCACGAATGACATGTCATGCGTCAAAAAGAGAGCTGAAGACCACACTTGTCCCACAGTTCAATAGATAATTCCGCACCAGTATTGTTTACAAGTGTATAACATATCTGCCAAGCGAAAACAAGATAACATCGTAGATTGAAACGATACATTACAACCTAACGCACTGCTTGTTCAGACCGACCCACCAATAAAGTTTGGTCTATCAAATTTACAGGAACAGGAAGCAGACACAGAAGTGCGTATGCGCAGTACATCGCTCTTGGTGGCAAGCGTGAGTTAGACGTTGAGGTGAGTAGTTTGTAAATTTGTTTCGGGCAGATATCTTATTTCCACGTTTAACACTTGTTTTTCTGAACTAATCAGCGTAAGTAATAGATATGGACCAAAAGATGTAATTTAGCATTCATAACTATTTAGGAATCGCCCCAGATACAGCAACAAAGCTACCTTGCTAGGTTAGGTAGCTTGCTAACTTGGTTTGTTaattttttgaaatgtaaagcGGCAACACGTCTACCAGCtggaaaatatttgaatgaatgtcTATTTTTGACACAGTGGATCGAAATTTTTGAGCTTCCAACTTTGCTGCACCGCTCTTAAAACAAGTGTTTTTAGAGAAAGGAGCAACTTAGTCCATTGTTTGTTATTAGAGATAAGTTTAAGACGCAGTGTGTGCAGCGACCCAAGCGATACTGTACGTTACAATCTGGAACACTGTATTCAGGCGTTTACCAGTTAGTGTTTGTCATATGAgctgtctgttatgattataGGGATTATTCAACGCCTGTATCCTCAATTATCTCAGTCTGTGTTGGTGAATCCACTGCATTGCTGAGATGGATTTCCAGCACAGAGCTGGAGGAAAGACGGGGAGCGGAGGGGTTGCCTCCGCCTCCGAGAGCAACCGAGACCGCAGAGAGCGTTTAAGGCAGCTCGCCTTGGAAACCATCGACATCAACAAGGACCCGTACTTTATGAAGAATCATCTTGGCTCTTACGAGTGTAAGCTATGTCTCACACTTCACAACAACGAGGTGAGAAATGccaggttttctttttgtgcttgtcactgtgtgtgttgtgagtcatgctgataaaaaaatgtaaatttaacccccttccccccccccccctcaattaCTCTTTTCCCAGGGTAGTTACCTGGCTCACACTCAAGGCAAGAAGCATCAGACCAACTTGTAAGTATAGCTTCACTGTGGCTGTAAA contains:
- the plekhj1 gene encoding pleckstrin homology domain-containing family J member 1 produces the protein MRFNEKELISLSRQPSERAAELGMRGPKKGDVLKRRLVKLIVNFLFYFRTDEEEPIGALLLEQCRVEREDDLVFSIAYLDEAERKYFFECETQEQCLEWIDAIVKASYEFMRKNLIFYRTEIHRLTGKDPLEQYGISDETRFQGCVGPPPPAT